In the Nitrospirota bacterium genome, one interval contains:
- the lexA gene encoding repressor LexA: MSRGLTRYMEIIPLNPPFSKGEISCPTLEKGVRGGFERLFRVKQEHRREAKLKSRFNAVVRFYKQQGRMPSFSEIGEMLGLRSKNSVFKFVNRLEEMGVVERDHTGRLIPRSLVSGIRVLGTVEAGFPSAAEEELADTLSFDDLLVENREATFLLKVSGDSMIEAGILPGDMVIVDRSQAPKSGNIVIAEVDGEWTMKYLRKRGDMATLVPANPKYKTIRPKSELKIAGVVTAVVRKYK, from the coding sequence ATGAGCCGCGGGCTCACAAGGTACATGGAAATAATCCCCCTTAATCCCCCTTTTTCAAAGGGGGAAATTAGTTGCCCCACTTTAGAAAAGGGGGTCAGGGGGGGATTTGAAAGGCTATTTCGAGTGAAGCAGGAACATAGGAGAGAGGCTAAGTTAAAATCGAGGTTTAATGCCGTAGTCCGGTTCTATAAGCAGCAGGGGCGTATGCCAAGTTTTTCCGAGATAGGGGAGATGCTTGGGCTAAGGTCAAAGAATTCTGTATTCAAATTTGTAAACAGGCTTGAAGAAATGGGGGTGGTTGAAAGGGATCATACAGGGAGGCTTATCCCACGCTCATTAGTATCAGGTATCAGGGTCCTTGGGACTGTGGAGGCCGGATTCCCAAGCGCGGCCGAGGAAGAGTTGGCGGACACATTGTCTTTTGATGACCTCCTTGTAGAGAACCGTGAGGCTACATTTTTGCTGAAGGTCTCCGGTGATTCCATGATTGAGGCCGGTATACTTCCAGGTGACATGGTTATAGTAGACAGGTCTCAGGCCCCCAAAAGCGGCAATATCGTGATTGCCGAGGTAGATGGGGAGTGGACCATGAAGTACCTGAGAAAGCGCGGGGATATGGCGACGCTGGTCCCTGCAAATCCAAAGTATAAGACGATAAGGCCTAAAAGTGAGTTGAAGATTGCAGGGGTGGTAACGGCAGTGGTGAGGAAGTATAAGTAG
- a CDS encoding chromate transporter — MIENHRLRETALLFLKLGLTAFGGPAAHIGMMRDEVVKRRKWVDDQHFLDMLGATNLIPGPNSTEMTIHLGYIRAGWKGLIAGGTCFVLPAMIMVMAIAWAYVSFGTTPEVSWLLYGVKPVVIAIIVQALWGLGRTAVKGVLTAMIGLTVLILYFLGVNEILLLFSGGFVAIIAKNLPGQYNRSLSQVIAPAGGFALPAALTVITPIKLSHLFLIFLKIGSVLYGSGYVLLAFLRADFVTRLGWLTDQQLIDAIAIGQLTPGPVFTTATFIGYILGGLPGAILATVGIFLPSFIFVAISNPFIPRIRQSPRISAFLDGVNISSLGLMAAVTIQLSKTSLIDPLTVIIAILSVILLVYLKVNSTWLISGGAAAGLIRSFLA; from the coding sequence ATGATAGAAAACCATCGCCTGCGGGAGACTGCCCTCCTCTTTCTCAAACTCGGCCTCACCGCATTCGGCGGTCCTGCGGCTCATATAGGCATGATGCGGGACGAGGTAGTAAAACGCCGTAAATGGGTGGATGATCAACACTTCCTTGACATGCTCGGGGCTACAAATCTTATACCCGGCCCCAACTCAACGGAAATGACTATCCACCTCGGATATATCCGGGCCGGGTGGAAAGGACTAATAGCCGGCGGTACATGCTTCGTTCTTCCTGCCATGATAATGGTCATGGCAATAGCGTGGGCATATGTAAGTTTTGGCACAACTCCCGAGGTGTCGTGGCTCCTCTACGGAGTCAAACCAGTAGTCATAGCGATAATAGTGCAGGCACTCTGGGGGTTAGGGCGAACGGCAGTTAAAGGGGTGTTAACTGCAATGATTGGTCTTACCGTGCTTATACTCTATTTTCTTGGTGTTAACGAGATACTACTCCTTTTTTCCGGCGGGTTTGTTGCAATAATTGCGAAGAACCTCCCCGGACAATACAACAGGAGCCTCTCACAAGTTATTGCGCCGGCAGGAGGATTCGCATTGCCTGCAGCATTGACTGTCATTACTCCCATCAAGTTATCACACCTGTTCCTGATATTCCTCAAGATCGGCTCAGTATTGTATGGAAGCGGATATGTGCTTCTCGCCTTTCTGCGTGCTGATTTTGTAACCCGCCTCGGCTGGCTCACAGACCAGCAATTGATTGACGCCATAGCAATCGGCCAGCTAACGCCGGGGCCTGTGTTTACTACAGCGACCTTCATAGGTTATATCCTCGGGGGCCTTCCAGGGGCAATACTCGCAACCGTCGGCATCTTTCTGCCCTCGTTTATCTTTGTAGCCATCAGCAATCCATTCATCCCCCGCATCAGACAATCTCCCCGTATAAGTGCCTTTCTGGATGGCGTAAACATTTCATCCCTCGGTCTTATGGCCGCAGTAACGATTCAGTTAAGCAAAACATCCCTCATAGACCCCCTTACGGTTATTATTGCCATCCTATCCGTAATCCTGCTCGTCTACTTAAAAGTCAATTCAACATGGCTCATATCAGGAGGCGCTGCTGCCGGCCTCATCAGAAGCTTCCTGGCATAA
- a CDS encoding helix-turn-helix transcriptional regulator, whose protein sequence is MEKEIYEMHASICQIMANAKRLEIISILGNRELSVGELAEKMDIRMANLSQHLSIMKAKGILKSRREGVSIYYRIANPKVVQACKLMRDVMMEQIREKGQLSVSG, encoded by the coding sequence ATGGAAAAAGAGATATACGAGATGCATGCGAGCATTTGCCAGATTATGGCGAATGCAAAGAGGCTCGAGATTATCAGCATCCTTGGCAACCGGGAATTATCAGTCGGTGAGCTTGCTGAAAAGATGGATATCAGGATGGCCAATCTCTCCCAGCATCTGTCTATAATGAAGGCAAAGGGAATCCTCAAATCCCGCAGGGAAGGTGTGAGCATCTATTATCGCATTGCAAACCCGAAGGTGGTACAGGCCTGCAAATTGATGCGTGATGTTATGATGGAACAGATCAGGGAAAAGGGGCAGCTATCGGTGTCAGGTTAA
- a CDS encoding PQQ-dependent sugar dehydrogenase → MLTFTGCNENTSRRSHQVSKGLKTIATGLDFPLYLTTAPDDNNRLFIVEKGGLIRIIKYGVLLETPFLDIRKLVSNGNEQGLLGLAFDPGYVRNHRFYVSYTDNAGDSRIVRYLVTGNPDIAQAAPDLVLLTIDQPFPNHNGGNIVFGPDGYLYIGMGDGGSGNDPQGNGQDMTDLLGSLLRIDVRPQGNYTIPVDNPFISQPSARPELWDIGLRNPWRFSFDRKTGDLYIADVGQNAREEIDIAPASQGGGKGANYGWNIMEGTICTPGINPGCQKTGLTMPVLDYDHSGNACSITGGYVYRGSDIPEFQGTYFYADYCAGWVKSFVYSNGTITDNKDWKSLRPGGYITSFGEDGQGELYILTSQGGVYRIDAAVLSP, encoded by the coding sequence ATGCTGACATTCACTGGATGCAATGAAAATACCTCCCGCCGGTCGCACCAGGTTTCTAAGGGTCTTAAAACAATAGCAACAGGCCTTGATTTTCCTCTTTATCTCACAACGGCACCTGATGATAATAACCGGCTTTTTATTGTTGAAAAAGGCGGACTCATCCGTATTATAAAATATGGTGTTTTATTAGAGACCCCCTTCCTGGATATCCGTAAACTTGTCTCAAACGGTAATGAACAGGGTCTCCTTGGACTTGCCTTTGATCCCGGATATGTAAGAAATCACCGATTTTATGTAAGCTACACTGACAATGCCGGTGATTCCAGAATCGTACGTTATCTTGTCACCGGCAATCCGGATATCGCTCAGGCTGCTCCAGACCTTGTCCTCCTGACAATTGACCAGCCATTTCCCAATCATAACGGCGGGAATATAGTCTTCGGACCGGATGGTTATCTGTATATTGGAATGGGTGATGGTGGTTCTGGAAACGACCCACAGGGTAATGGCCAGGATATGACAGATTTACTTGGATCTCTGCTGAGGATTGATGTACGACCTCAGGGAAATTATACCATTCCGGTTGACAACCCCTTCATTAGTCAGCCGTCTGCCAGACCAGAGCTATGGGATATTGGACTGCGGAACCCATGGCGGTTTAGCTTCGACCGCAAGACAGGGGATCTCTATATTGCTGATGTTGGACAGAATGCACGTGAAGAGATTGACATAGCCCCTGCCTCGCAAGGCGGTGGTAAGGGCGCAAACTATGGCTGGAATATCATGGAGGGTACCATCTGCACACCCGGAATTAATCCCGGCTGTCAAAAAACAGGACTGACAATGCCGGTTCTGGATTATGACCACAGCGGCAACGCTTGTTCCATCACAGGAGGTTATGTCTACCGGGGATCCGACATCCCTGAGTTTCAAGGGACCTATTTCTATGCAGACTACTGTGCCGGATGGGTAAAGAGCTTTGTTTACAGCAATGGTACTATCACGGACAACAAGGATTGGAAATCACTCAGGCCAGGCGGCTATATCACCTCCTTTGGAGAAGATGGACAGGGTGAACTCTATATACTCACTTCTCAGGGCGGTGTCTATCGTATTGATGCTGCCGTTCTTTCTCCGTAA
- a CDS encoding hemerythrin domain-containing protein → MIATDALKKDHRVIEKMLRLLESASKKLENGENVPVDILNKALDFIRNFADNYHHGKEEDILFKIMGEKGFAKEGGPIAVMLDEHNTGRGYTRALSEGIDKYASGDINAIKEIAENARNYTRLLATHIMKEDNILYTMADKILPEDQQEELLNKFAAAEMDQLGIELLQYYLNMPDQLIKSIT, encoded by the coding sequence ATGATTGCCACAGATGCATTGAAGAAAGATCACAGGGTAATTGAAAAGATGCTCAGGTTGCTTGAATCAGCATCTAAGAAGTTGGAGAATGGTGAAAATGTGCCAGTTGATATACTCAATAAGGCATTGGATTTCATCAGGAATTTCGCTGACAATTATCATCATGGCAAAGAAGAGGATATCCTGTTCAAGATCATGGGGGAGAAAGGATTTGCCAAAGAAGGCGGTCCTATTGCCGTAATGCTCGATGAACATAATACAGGCAGGGGCTATACACGGGCATTGTCAGAAGGGATTGATAAATACGCATCCGGCGATATTAATGCAATAAAGGAAATAGCTGAGAATGCCCGGAATTACACGCGTCTTTTAGCCACCCATATCATGAAGGAAGACAACATCCTCTATACGATGGCGGATAAAATACTACCGGAAGATCAGCAGGAAGAACTGCTTAATAAATTTGCAGCTGCAGAAATGGACCAATTAGGCATCGAACTGTTACAATACTATTTGAATATGCCGGATCAACTGATCAAATCAATCACCTGA
- a CDS encoding methyltransferase regulatory domain-containing protein: MNPYDKFLYPSYAYPQSHPDNLATLATLFGMEHAPADRCRVLELGCGSGGNIIPMALGLPESRFVGIDLAEVPITEGQAMINTLCLKNIILRKMDIMDVSAELGQFDYIIAHGLFSWVPPLVQDKIFSICKDLLLPNGIAYISYNTYPGYHLQGMVREIMRFHSTQIDEPKEKISHALNFVKFLSESIPDNTYRLILKEAVEQMGKRRDEGIYHDELAEFNLPVYFYSFMERAENHGLQYLSEANFYDMQESFPSEVTDTLSTLAKDSVVLKEQYLDFLKCRRFRRSLLCRQGLNLNRTPQPEQMYNFYIASSAQTMSQLSDITSETEEEFRNAQGASMKTGHPLAKAAIAELANAWPASLDFHELLNRVRNRFQGKNVAALEGDETSLSKIILWTYAAGLVELHTYQPAFTLDISERPVASPLARLQLLSGNRITNLRHTSVQMEGPLEQRLLLLLDGTRDRTAILNELANLVESGAASLRMNDVEVRDRSEAIDILSKGLETSLKQISRLALLVE, from the coding sequence ATGAATCCATATGACAAATTTCTTTATCCTAGTTATGCATATCCCCAGTCGCATCCCGATAATCTTGCGACATTAGCCACTTTATTTGGAATGGAACATGCTCCTGCAGACCGCTGCCGTGTTCTTGAACTGGGCTGCGGAAGCGGAGGCAATATAATCCCTATGGCCCTTGGATTACCGGAAAGCAGGTTTGTAGGTATAGACCTTGCAGAGGTCCCAATTACTGAAGGACAGGCTATGATTAATACCCTTTGTCTGAAAAATATCATTCTCAGAAAAATGGATATTATGGATGTCTCTGCTGAACTGGGACAATTCGATTACATCATTGCCCACGGACTGTTTTCATGGGTTCCGCCTCTGGTACAGGATAAGATTTTTTCCATTTGTAAAGACCTGCTGCTTCCGAATGGGATAGCGTATATTAGTTATAATACTTACCCCGGTTACCACCTGCAAGGTATGGTACGGGAGATAATGCGCTTTCACTCCACCCAAATTGATGAACCTAAGGAGAAGATCAGCCATGCGCTGAATTTCGTTAAATTTTTATCAGAGTCAATTCCAGATAACACATACAGGTTAATCCTGAAAGAGGCAGTGGAACAAATGGGAAAAAGACGGGATGAGGGTATATACCACGATGAACTTGCTGAGTTTAATCTGCCGGTCTATTTTTACAGTTTTATGGAACGTGCTGAGAATCACGGCTTGCAGTATTTATCCGAAGCTAACTTCTACGACATGCAGGAGTCATTCCCTTCGGAAGTCACAGATACCCTTAGCACCCTCGCAAAAGACAGCGTGGTACTGAAGGAGCAATACCTCGATTTCCTCAAATGCCGGAGGTTCAGACGCTCTCTCCTCTGCCGGCAGGGTCTCAATCTTAATCGGACACCTCAGCCGGAACAGATGTATAATTTCTATATAGCATCTTCAGCACAGACTATGTCACAATTATCTGACATAACATCAGAGACAGAGGAAGAATTCCGAAATGCTCAAGGGGCTTCAATGAAGACAGGACACCCGCTTGCAAAAGCCGCAATAGCAGAGTTAGCCAATGCCTGGCCAGCGTCACTTGATTTCCATGAATTATTGAACCGCGTAAGAAATCGTTTTCAAGGCAAAAATGTCGCTGCGCTTGAAGGAGATGAAACTTCTCTATCCAAAATAATATTATGGACATATGCTGCAGGGCTCGTAGAATTACATACTTATCAACCGGCCTTTACGCTGGATATTAGCGAACGTCCTGTTGCAAGTCCTCTGGCGCGGCTGCAATTGCTGAGCGGCAACCGTATCACTAACCTGCGTCATACGAGCGTGCAAATGGAAGGCCCTCTCGAACAACGGCTGTTGCTGCTATTGGATGGCACCAGGGATCGTACAGCCATATTGAATGAATTGGCCAATCTGGTTGAGTCCGGAGCAGCATCATTGCGCATGAATGATGTTGAGGTAAGGGACAGATCAGAAGCAATTGATATCCTCAGTAAAGGACTGGAGACTTCACTCAAACAGATATCACGTCTCGCGTTACTTGTAGAATAA
- a CDS encoding DnaJ domain-containing protein — translation MKNRRNYYRVLQVQPDAPFEVIRASYKAIMLELKQHPDLGGEKWKAQVINEAYESLKDEAKRREYDKMMLEKYTNNTFSNSGINRALKITSYCSFCKRPLSRDDSSKGCCPTCKSPLKKFGVDQFERECKRSGPRIKKSDKFYYYTTWPQKGNIAEMIDLSRNGIRFKCFSKLSHGMFIKISGSWLKGIVKINNASKSLYNGETEYIIGAEFVSVTFKETRGVFYSATA, via the coding sequence ATGAAAAACAGACGCAATTACTATCGTGTGCTGCAGGTTCAGCCTGATGCTCCATTCGAGGTTATTCGGGCAAGTTATAAAGCGATTATGTTAGAATTAAAACAGCACCCGGATCTTGGTGGAGAAAAATGGAAGGCGCAAGTGATAAATGAGGCGTATGAATCACTCAAAGATGAAGCTAAAAGACGGGAATACGATAAAATGATGTTAGAAAAATACACTAATAATACTTTCAGCAATTCGGGTATAAACAGAGCGCTAAAAATTACAAGTTACTGCAGTTTCTGTAAGAGGCCGCTCTCACGTGATGATAGCTCAAAGGGATGTTGTCCAACATGTAAAAGCCCTTTAAAGAAGTTTGGAGTTGATCAATTTGAAAGAGAATGCAAGAGATCCGGGCCAAGAATTAAAAAATCAGACAAGTTTTATTATTACACAACATGGCCTCAGAAGGGTAATATTGCTGAGATGATTGATCTGTCCAGGAACGGTATTCGCTTCAAGTGTTTCAGTAAGCTCAGCCATGGCATGTTTATTAAGATCAGCGGTTCCTGGTTAAAAGGCATTGTGAAAATTAACAATGCAAGTAAGTCGCTTTACAATGGAGAGACAGAGTACATTATTGGCGCTGAGTTTGTGTCAGTAACATTCAAAGAAACGCGTGGAGTTTTCTATTCAGCAACTGCATAG
- the glgX gene encoding glycogen debranching protein GlgX, with protein sequence MNKKTPTRKAIKTKKMRSLHDYVSEVSEQTDVRVGMPLPMGTYARGDGVNFAFFSRHASRVRLELFDHPEDAVAARVIDLDPARYRTGDVWHVWIKGIRTGQLYAWRVDGPYQPWNGHRFNFNKLLIDPLATAISPLPDWDFAPAQGYDQSSPERDVVCSKTDDAGAMPKCVFTHEHFHWHEDHPPRHPWSNTVIYETHVRGFTIHPSSGVQHPGTYRGLMEKIPYLKELGVTAVELMPVQEFNEHQVTAINPQTGQPLVNYWGYNPVAFLAPKASYSSSGGMGQQKLEFKEMVQAFHGAGIEVILDVVFNHTAEGNEEGPTLCFRGIDNTIFYMLADDKRSYRNYTGTGNTINANHPVVRDHILRALRYWVVEMHVDGFRFDLAAVLGRGRSGDLLPNPPLLEGIAEDPILRDVRIIAEAWDAAGAYEVGSFSERRWAEWNGRYRDDVRRFWRGDDGMLGLFASRICGSADIYTRSGKGPESSINFITCHDGFTLNDLVSYNHKHNEANGDNNRDGTSENFSENNGAEGETADAGIEALRKRQIKNFLLTLLISRGVPMLLGGDEFRRTQGGNNNAYCQDNEMSWYDWNCLERHREVYRFTRGMIAFRRYHPILSTEQFYMDTGIQWFGPQGGLPRWTDPKEKQVACLIHEDEQAALCLMFNAGTTAVDFCLPSVPPGERWFLAVDTSHEAPQDLFAAGEEPLWEDHQTYRMGPHSSAILLVRRMD encoded by the coding sequence ATGAATAAGAAAACCCCGACGCGGAAGGCAATTAAAACGAAAAAAATGCGCTCTCTGCATGATTACGTGTCAGAGGTATCGGAACAGACTGATGTGAGGGTTGGTATGCCATTGCCTATGGGAACCTATGCACGCGGTGATGGGGTGAACTTTGCTTTCTTCAGCCGGCACGCCAGCCGGGTTCGTCTCGAGCTGTTTGATCATCCCGAAGATGCCGTGGCAGCGAGGGTGATTGATCTTGACCCCGCGCGCTACCGCACGGGCGACGTCTGGCATGTCTGGATTAAGGGGATCCGGACTGGCCAGCTGTATGCCTGGCGCGTGGACGGTCCGTATCAACCCTGGAACGGGCATCGTTTCAATTTCAACAAGCTTCTCATAGATCCCTTGGCAACGGCGATCTCGCCGCTGCCTGATTGGGATTTTGCCCCGGCACAGGGATATGACCAGTCTTCACCGGAACGAGACGTTGTCTGTTCGAAAACAGATGATGCGGGAGCCATGCCGAAATGCGTGTTCACCCATGAGCATTTCCACTGGCATGAGGACCATCCGCCCAGGCATCCATGGTCGAACACGGTCATTTATGAAACACACGTGCGCGGCTTCACTATCCATCCCAGCTCCGGTGTGCAACATCCAGGCACTTACCGCGGCCTCATGGAAAAGATCCCATATTTAAAAGAACTTGGGGTTACGGCCGTGGAATTGATGCCAGTGCAGGAATTCAATGAACATCAGGTGACAGCAATCAATCCGCAAACAGGCCAGCCGCTTGTTAATTACTGGGGCTACAATCCTGTGGCCTTCCTTGCTCCGAAAGCATCCTACAGCAGCTCCGGAGGCATGGGTCAGCAGAAACTGGAATTCAAGGAAATGGTCCAGGCCTTTCATGGGGCAGGAATCGAGGTAATCCTGGACGTGGTCTTCAATCATACGGCCGAGGGCAACGAAGAGGGGCCTACACTCTGTTTCCGGGGGATTGATAACACTATCTTCTACATGCTGGCAGACGATAAACGTTCATACAGGAACTACACTGGCACCGGCAACACCATCAATGCCAACCATCCCGTCGTGCGGGACCACATACTGAGAGCGCTGCGCTACTGGGTGGTGGAAATGCATGTAGATGGATTTCGTTTTGACCTGGCCGCAGTGCTTGGCCGGGGCCGTTCCGGAGACTTGCTGCCCAATCCCCCGCTTCTTGAGGGGATCGCCGAGGACCCCATCTTAAGGGATGTGAGAATCATCGCCGAGGCGTGGGATGCCGCAGGAGCGTATGAAGTCGGGAGCTTCTCCGAACGACGCTGGGCGGAGTGGAACGGCCGGTACCGTGATGACGTCCGGCGGTTCTGGCGAGGTGATGATGGTATGCTTGGTCTGTTTGCCAGCCGTATTTGCGGCAGCGCCGACATCTACACCAGGTCAGGCAAAGGCCCTGAAAGCAGCATCAATTTTATCACATGCCACGACGGCTTCACTTTGAATGACCTGGTGAGCTATAACCACAAGCACAATGAAGCAAACGGGGATAACAACCGTGACGGGACAAGCGAGAACTTCAGCGAGAACAACGGCGCTGAAGGCGAGACAGCGGATGCCGGGATAGAGGCCTTGCGGAAACGCCAGATAAAGAACTTCCTGCTGACCCTGTTAATCTCTCGAGGGGTTCCGATGCTGCTCGGCGGGGACGAATTTCGCCGGACGCAAGGCGGCAATAACAACGCCTACTGTCAGGACAACGAAATGAGCTGGTATGACTGGAACTGCCTGGAGAGGCACAGGGAAGTCTACCGGTTTACCCGCGGCATGATCGCCTTTCGCCGTTACCACCCGATTCTGAGCACAGAGCAATTCTACATGGACACCGGGATCCAATGGTTTGGCCCGCAGGGAGGATTGCCACGCTGGACAGATCCGAAAGAAAAACAGGTTGCCTGCCTGATCCATGAAGATGAGCAGGCTGCACTTTGCCTGATGTTCAATGCCGGCACCACCGCAGTAGATTTTTGTTTGCCTTCTGTACCTCCGGGGGAGCGGTGGTTTCTGGCCGTTGACACATCCCACGAAGCGCCGCAGGATCTGTTTGCAGCGGGCGAGGAACCGCTCTGGGAAGATCATCAAACGTACCGTATGGGTCCACATTCGAGCGCCATACTTCTGGTTCGAAGAATGGACTGA
- a CDS encoding TrkH family potassium uptake protein, translating into MTKQATELRYAVRLRVVLKYFGQLCLVLAVLTVLPLVISVIYGETDAVLRYGIVVGGLAALGASLARLRAPASVQANEGMVLVALMFLSTPLVMAYPMMGFGLSFPDAFFEAVSGVTTTGLSMKATLIGASPVFLFSRAWMQWYGGLGFVVLALALVVKPGLLAKGLAVTEVGEDNLVGNTKTHARHVLIVYGSLTVIGIAGSLLAGLGLFDAVLYIFASVSTGGFATHDGSLATLGLPAQAWITLICLAGAIPLTLYYRIFWQKRRIAIDGLQLLSVVIAAIVVTLLMGAGMRLREGMPWAQVLHHAPLLAFSAQTTTGFSSITVSQLDPYSKLVAIFSMIAGGGVGSTAGGFKLLRLLIAASVLRFIIVRSCLPRHAVLEPRLPGRRLQGEEIQEALMLIFMFIVVVAVSWLQFVALGYPALDSLFEVVSATGTVGLSVGITSTDLPALLKAVLCTDMLLGRLEIIAWLVMMFPGTWVGRRMEAK; encoded by the coding sequence ATGACTAAACAGGCAACTGAGCTAAGATATGCGGTACGCTTACGGGTGGTTTTGAAGTATTTCGGTCAACTGTGCCTTGTCCTTGCCGTACTGACGGTCCTGCCGCTGGTCATATCGGTGATCTATGGCGAGACGGACGCTGTCCTGCGTTATGGCATTGTGGTTGGCGGACTCGCGGCCCTGGGAGCAAGCCTGGCACGGCTGCGGGCGCCGGCCAGTGTGCAGGCTAATGAAGGCATGGTGCTGGTGGCGCTGATGTTTCTCTCTACGCCGCTCGTTATGGCCTATCCGATGATGGGCTTCGGGTTGAGTTTTCCGGATGCCTTTTTTGAAGCCGTCTCGGGAGTGACTACCACAGGTCTGAGCATGAAGGCAACGCTCATCGGTGCATCGCCTGTTTTTCTCTTCAGCCGCGCCTGGATGCAATGGTATGGGGGACTGGGCTTTGTCGTGCTGGCTCTGGCTCTGGTGGTAAAGCCCGGGCTGCTGGCCAAAGGTCTTGCCGTAACCGAGGTTGGAGAAGACAATTTGGTCGGCAATACGAAAACCCACGCGCGGCACGTCCTCATCGTGTATGGGTCGCTGACCGTCATCGGCATTGCTGGTTCGTTGCTGGCTGGACTGGGACTGTTCGATGCGGTATTATACATATTTGCATCGGTCTCGACCGGAGGCTTTGCGACTCATGACGGCAGCCTGGCAACATTAGGTTTGCCTGCGCAGGCGTGGATCACACTTATCTGTCTCGCGGGGGCAATCCCTCTGACGCTCTACTACCGGATATTCTGGCAAAAACGGCGTATTGCGATAGATGGGCTGCAACTTCTGTCTGTAGTAATTGCCGCAATTGTCGTCACTCTTCTGATGGGCGCAGGCATGCGGTTACGGGAGGGAATGCCATGGGCACAAGTTCTTCATCATGCGCCGCTTCTGGCCTTTTCCGCGCAGACTACAACCGGTTTTTCATCCATAACGGTTTCACAACTCGATCCCTATTCCAAGCTGGTGGCGATCTTCTCGATGATCGCGGGCGGAGGGGTCGGGTCCACGGCCGGGGGATTCAAGCTGCTGCGGCTCCTGATAGCAGCCAGTGTGCTCAGGTTTATCATCGTACGCTCGTGCCTGCCGCGGCACGCTGTATTGGAACCACGGCTGCCGGGACGTCGTTTGCAGGGAGAAGAGATTCAGGAAGCGTTGATGCTGATTTTCATGTTCATAGTTGTCGTCGCTGTGTCATGGCTGCAGTTTGTCGCGCTGGGATACCCTGCTCTGGACTCGTTGTTTGAAGTTGTTTCGGCAACGGGAACCGTGGGACTTTCGGTGGGAATCACAAGTACCGATTTACCAGCCCTCCTCAAGGCGGTCCTGTGTACGGATATGCTGTTGGGACGACTGGAAATCATTGCCTGGCTCGTGATGATGTTCCCGGGAACGTGGGTTGGCAGAAGAATGGAGGCAAAATGA